In the genome of Bradysia coprophila strain Holo2 unplaced genomic scaffold, BU_Bcop_v1 contig_232, whole genome shotgun sequence, one region contains:
- the LOC119075902 gene encoding 3 beta-hydroxysteroid dehydrogenase dhs-16 encodes MEPTTALVLGIQLFALFSIAGGLLLYLLCKVRGTRESLIGQKGGSILVTSADTALGLQLCTHLAARGCRVFAGMKDPVESLPAKLLRGWLKMKENLDQPIEGSIVPLRLDVTREDVLKEATEAMGAHLNAGERGILAVINTAGIVHRGRIENQDSLQWETMFKTNVLGSLRTARAFTGLLKPTRGRLIYFGAGNEGDGLVAYTASRSAVDGCADALRMELQPFGISVIALDSHGVPAESLYRSPIPFHATDNADAPTQYSAEVLTQRALGVIENALWDVCPNERYHLAVPYSKFSITKPCGSMYKKANKGRTVQKV; translated from the exons ATGGAACCAACAACTGCCTTGGTACTGGGAATCCAATTATTCGCTTTATTTTCGATAGCCGGCGGCCTATTGCTGTATTTGCTATGCAAAGTGCGTGGTACCCGCGAATCATTGATCGGACAGAAAGGTGGTTCGATTTTGGTTACCAGTGCCGATACAGCACTCGGTCTACAATTATGCACACACTTAGCGGCACGAGGTTGTAGAGTTTTTGCTGGCATGAAAGATCCCGTTGAATCGTTGCCAGCAAAACTACTCCGCGGATGGCTCAAAATGAAGGAAAACTTGGATCAACCGATCGAAGGATCAATTGTACCGTTGCGGTTGGATGTGACTCGTGAGGATGTTCTTAAAGAGGCGACCGAAGCGATGGGAGCCCATTTGAATGCTGGAGAAAGGG GAATTTTGGCAGTCATTAACACAGCCGGTATTGTACACCGTGGTCGAATCGAGAATCAGGATTCCCTGCAATGGGAAACCATGTTCAAGACAAATGTTCTCGGATCTCTTCGAACAGCACGTGCATTTACTGGCCTTTTAAAGCCGACTCGTGGCCGACTGATTTATTTCGGTGCCGGAAATGAAGGAGATGGTCTGGTAGCCTATACAGCATCTCGTTCGGCTGTCGACGGATGCGCAGATGCACTTCGCATGGAATTGCAACCGTTCGGGATAAGTGTCATAGCTTTGGACTCTCACGGCGTTCCAGCTGAATCATTATACCGATCACCGATACCTTTCC ATGCGACTGACAATGCTGACGCTCCGACCCAATATTCGGCTGAGGTGCTAACACAGCGGGCTCTGGGCGTAATTGAAAATGCTTTGTGGGATGTCTGTCCGAATGAGCGATATCATTTAGCCGTGCCGTACAGCAAGTTTTCGATCACGAAACCGTGTGGATCGATGTATAAGAAGGCGAACAAAGGCCGAACCGTACAAAAAGTTTGA
- the LOC119075895 gene encoding testicular acid phosphatase homolog isoform X1: MFTKFTKRNLNVLSDLLSAGNSKIFRQFSNMTTTSTTNHDSDALVFAHVIFRHGHRNALDSFPNDPYEDEAKYWPEGYGQLTNKGKRQQYQLGQYFRRRYGKLLGPQYSVDKVYVRSTDFDRCIMSAQANLAGLFPPTGDQKWSDEILWQPIPVHTVPWRMDHVVGTGRPFPRFEAAREKYLKEDPEIQKTLADHADLLKELTEKSGEDVKTIADVFYLHNVLWFQKDKNLPLPDWAERAVEPNGIVERIAESHFKVNTATPEMARLKSGFLIKEMMERFTSKIFDDLEPDRVLWLYSAHDETIANMLNSLGLFEQHAPPFACSLHFELYKPNKNEHYMQIFYRKCNEEYPEPLKLPGCGDRFTMDQFYDLYEHLIPDEFEKECNLR; encoded by the exons ATGTTTACGAAATTTACTAAACGAAATCTTAACGTCCTGTCGGATTTGCTCAGTGCtggaaattcgaaaatatttcgtcAATTTTCCAATATGACAACGACATCAACGACAAACCATGACAGTGATGCATTGGTTTTCGCACATGTT ATCTTTCGTCACGGACATAGAAATGCTCTGGACAGTTTTCCCAACGATCCCTACGAAGATGAGGCAAAGTATTGGCCGGAAGGATATGGACAGCTGACGAAT AAAGGCAAACGGCAACAGTACCAACTAGGACAGTACTTTCGTCGACGGTACGGCAAGCTGCTCGGTCCCCAGTACTCCGTCGACAAAGTGTACGTGCGGTCCACAGACTTCGATCGCTGCATAATGAGTGCACAAGCGAATCTAGCTGGCCTCTTCCCACCGACGGGTGACCAGAAATGGAGCGATGAGATCTTATGGCAACCCATTCCAGTGCACACAGTTCCCTGGAGAATGGATCATGTTGTGGGAACTGGTAGACCTTTCCCTAGATTCGAAGCGGCACGTGAGAAGTACTTGAAAGAGGATCCGGAGATACAGAAGACACTCGCGGATCATGCTGACCTATTGAAAGAACTGACCGAGAAGAGTGGTGAGGATGTGAAGACGATTGCCGATGTATTTTACCTTCACAACGTGCTCTGGTTTCAGAAGGACAAAAATTTGCC GCTACCGGATTGGGCTGAAAGGGCAGTCGAACCGAATGGTATTGTGGAGCGAATAGCCGAAAGTCATTTCAAAGTGAATACGGCTACTCCGGAAATGGCTCGGCTCAAATCGGGCTTCCTGATCAAGGAAATGATGGAACGTTTCAccagcaaaatttttgatgacctcGAACCGGATCGTGTCCTGTGGCTGTATTCTGCCCATGACGAAACGATTGCCAATATGTTGAACAGTCTGGGACTGTTTGAA CAACATGCACCACCGTTCGCCTGCAGTTTACATTTCGAGCTGTATAAGCCGAACAAAAACGAGCATTACATGCAAATCTTCTACCGAAAGTGCAATGAAGAGTATCCGGAACCGTTGAAATTGCCCGGCTGCGGAGACCGATTCACGATGGATCAGTTTTATGATTTGTACGAGCACTTGATTCCCGACGAATTCGAAAAGGAATGCAATTTACGTTGA
- the LOC119075918 gene encoding cytochrome c oxidase assembly factor 6 homolog, producing the protein MSFPDKEQRKHCWDARDQYWQCLDKNAPEHQSTSGSDEPKVCLQFRNLFLKECPGQWVKHFDRKRTYEQFKEKMAKGYDPAEDTK; encoded by the exons ATGTCATTTCCCGATAAAGAACAACGAAAACACTGTTGGGACGCCCGTGACCAGTACTGGCAATGCCTGGACAAAAATGCACCGGAACATCAGTCAACGAGTGGATCGGATGAGCCGAAAGTTTGTttacaatttcgaaatttatttctgaaagAATGTCCAGGACAGTG GGTTAAACATTTCGATCGGAAGCGAACGTACGAACAATTCAAAGAGAAAATGGCAAAAGGTTACGATCCCGCCGAAGACACCAAATGA
- the LOC119075895 gene encoding testicular acid phosphatase homolog isoform X2 → MTTTSTTNHDSDALVFAHVIFRHGHRNALDSFPNDPYEDEAKYWPEGYGQLTNKGKRQQYQLGQYFRRRYGKLLGPQYSVDKVYVRSTDFDRCIMSAQANLAGLFPPTGDQKWSDEILWQPIPVHTVPWRMDHVVGTGRPFPRFEAAREKYLKEDPEIQKTLADHADLLKELTEKSGEDVKTIADVFYLHNVLWFQKDKNLPLPDWAERAVEPNGIVERIAESHFKVNTATPEMARLKSGFLIKEMMERFTSKIFDDLEPDRVLWLYSAHDETIANMLNSLGLFEQHAPPFACSLHFELYKPNKNEHYMQIFYRKCNEEYPEPLKLPGCGDRFTMDQFYDLYEHLIPDEFEKECNLR, encoded by the exons ATGACAACGACATCAACGACAAACCATGACAGTGATGCATTGGTTTTCGCACATGTT ATCTTTCGTCACGGACATAGAAATGCTCTGGACAGTTTTCCCAACGATCCCTACGAAGATGAGGCAAAGTATTGGCCGGAAGGATATGGACAGCTGACGAAT AAAGGCAAACGGCAACAGTACCAACTAGGACAGTACTTTCGTCGACGGTACGGCAAGCTGCTCGGTCCCCAGTACTCCGTCGACAAAGTGTACGTGCGGTCCACAGACTTCGATCGCTGCATAATGAGTGCACAAGCGAATCTAGCTGGCCTCTTCCCACCGACGGGTGACCAGAAATGGAGCGATGAGATCTTATGGCAACCCATTCCAGTGCACACAGTTCCCTGGAGAATGGATCATGTTGTGGGAACTGGTAGACCTTTCCCTAGATTCGAAGCGGCACGTGAGAAGTACTTGAAAGAGGATCCGGAGATACAGAAGACACTCGCGGATCATGCTGACCTATTGAAAGAACTGACCGAGAAGAGTGGTGAGGATGTGAAGACGATTGCCGATGTATTTTACCTTCACAACGTGCTCTGGTTTCAGAAGGACAAAAATTTGCC GCTACCGGATTGGGCTGAAAGGGCAGTCGAACCGAATGGTATTGTGGAGCGAATAGCCGAAAGTCATTTCAAAGTGAATACGGCTACTCCGGAAATGGCTCGGCTCAAATCGGGCTTCCTGATCAAGGAAATGATGGAACGTTTCAccagcaaaatttttgatgacctcGAACCGGATCGTGTCCTGTGGCTGTATTCTGCCCATGACGAAACGATTGCCAATATGTTGAACAGTCTGGGACTGTTTGAA CAACATGCACCACCGTTCGCCTGCAGTTTACATTTCGAGCTGTATAAGCCGAACAAAAACGAGCATTACATGCAAATCTTCTACCGAAAGTGCAATGAAGAGTATCCGGAACCGTTGAAATTGCCCGGCTGCGGAGACCGATTCACGATGGATCAGTTTTATGATTTGTACGAGCACTTGATTCCCGACGAATTCGAAAAGGAATGCAATTTACGTTGA
- the LOC119075917 gene encoding N-alpha-acetyltransferase 38, NatC auxiliary subunit, translating into MLSSSDSDSSDIDAFKRQSENATTSTSLAEKREDTPGREKLRSWLYSIFRIVLTDKRILVGTFLCTDSAANVILGMCTEDTEKGGEERMLGLVMVPGRHIVSMERDETSLQAKMQRAIKPVADETSRESQSTDIL; encoded by the exons ATGTTATCGTCAAGCGATTCCGATTCATCGGATATCGATGCATTCAAACGACAATCCGAGAATGCAACCACCAGCACGTCTCTAGCCGAAAAG CGAGAGGACACACCCGGTCGCGAGAAGCTTAGATCGTGGCTGTACTCAATATTCCGAATAGTTCTAACGGACAAGAGAATTCTGGTGGGGACATTTCTCTGCACAGACTCTGCGGCTAATGTTATCTTGGGAATGTGCACAGAAGACACGGAAAAGGGTGGTGAAGAGCGTATGTTAGGTCTGGTCATGGTGCCTGGCCGTCACATTGTGTCGATGGAAAGAGATGAAACATCGTTACAGGCCAAAATGCAACGAGCTATTAAACCGGTCGCAGACGAAACATCTAGGGAGAGTCAAAGCACTGACATTCTGTGA